The genomic window TTATGATCTCAAGTCATAATATGCTTCTTGTTTATATGGGATTAGAGCTTCTCTCTTTATGTTTATATTCCCTGACAGCGCTTGATCGTGACAACCAAAAAGCCACTGAGTCAGCCATTAAATATTTTGTATTGGGCGCTCTTGCATCAGGCCTTCTTCTTTATGGCATGTCTATGATTTATGGTGCGACCTCAAGTTTAGATTTAAACGTGATTTCAACGACTTTATTGAATCACCCAACAGACCATGCAATTCTTATACTAGGCCTTGTCTTTGTGGTCGCCGGCCTTGCTTTCAAATTAGGTGCAGTACCTTTTCAAATGTGGGTCCCTGATGTATATGAAGGCTCACCTTCATCAATCGCCATGCTGATTAGTTCTGTTCCTAAATTAGCAGCTTTTGCAATTACAGTTCGCATACTAGGTGATGGATTGCAGTCGATGATGGTCGATTGGAAACAAATGATGCTGATTATGGCGGTGCTTTCCATTGGTATTGGAAATGTCACAGCTATCGCACAAACAAATATCAAGCGTATGTATGCATACTCAACGATTTCTCATATTGGTTTTATTCTTTTTGGTTTGATGAGCGGCACACTTAATGGCTATGCATCAAGTTTATTTTATGTTGTGAGTTATATGTTTATGACACTAGTATCTTTTGCAATACTCATGATGATGTCTCGTAAAAATTTCGAGTGTGAAACACTGGAAGACTTTAAGGGTCTGAATAAAAGAAATCCTTGGTATGCATTCCTTATGCTCATCACCATGTTGAGTATGGCAGGTATTCCTCCTACCGTTGGGTTCTATGCAAAATTTATGGTGCTTCAAGCAGCGTTTGATGCAGGCTTTGCAATGTTTGTTGTCTATGCAGTTATGATGGCTTTGGTCGGGATGTTTTATTACATGAGGATTGTAAAACTGATGTATTTTGATGAGCCAAAATTAAAAAGTAAATTAGATGTTTCGATGGATATGCAATGGATTTTGTCGGCCAATGCATTAGCACTTCTACTTGTGGGTTTAGTACCCCATAGATTGATGGAGGCTACAACGCAAGCGGTAGCCTTGAGTCTTCATTAAATGATGCAATCAATACTTATTCTCGTTGCGATTATCATGGCTAATGTGCCTTGGATGTTTAGTGAATTCCTTTTTATCAAGAAATTTCCATCCCACAAAAAACCTTTTTTTTGGGCTTTGTTCGAAGTGGTGATTCTATATTTTGTCACCGGCGGTATTTTACTTTTGGCAGAGTTTAAAATGATAGGACATATTCAACCGCAAGCCTGGGAATTTTATGCAGTGACTTTCTTTTTATTTTTAGTTTTCTCTTTTCCTGGCTTCATTTTTAAAACGCTTTGGAAATAAAATTTCTTAAAGTTTTAATTATAGGTTGTGGCCAACTTGGTTTCTCAATCGTCAATAATGCTGACCCCGATGTATTTAAATTATATGGCTTTAGTCGAAGCTTAAGAAAATCACCCGCTTCTATCGAAATGCATCAAGTTGATATTTTAAAAACCGAAGCTATTGATGTCATTAAATTAATAAACCCTGAAATCATTATCTACGCTGTTTCTGCAGACACACAGTCTATTGAAAGTTATCAAGATCATTATGTAGTCGGCTTAAAAAAAACGTACGAAGCGATTTTGGAGCTGGATCACTTCAAGCATCTTTTCTTTGTTTCAAGCACAAGAGTGTACGGACAAAAAACGACTAAGATTTTAAGTGAGCTTGATATTGCAGAACCTTCTGATTATGGAGGTGAAGCTTTAATGGAAGCTGAAACGGTTGCACGTCAGCTAAAAGATAAAGCCACCATATTACGTTTGTCGGGTATTTATGGCCCTAATCGAAAACGCATGATTCAATTAGCTCAAAGTAATCCGGGTAATTGGCCTGCAACCAATAATTGGTCTAATCGAATTCATGAAGAAGATGCTGCTCGTTTTATTGTATTTCTTATGAAGAGAATTATGATGAATGAATCTATTGAGCCACTTTATCTTGTAACAGATGGCGTGCCTACTAAACAATATGATGTGTTAACGTGGATCAGAAATCGTCTTCAATTAACAACCGATACGATTGAGCTTCCGATTTTGGAAAGTGGCAAGCAATTGCAATCTGTTTTGTTGAATCAAACTGGATTTGTATTAAAGTACCCTGATTTTACGTATGGTTACGAAGCGATCATTGATTAGGGTTCTTCAATAGGATAGAATCCAAATTCCTAAATTCTTTAGGCGCGTAGCTCAGCTGGTTAGAGCACCACCTTGACATGGTGGGGGTCGTTGGTTCGATTCCAATCGCGCCTACCAATTTTTTGTATCATGGCTCAAGCTATCTAGAATGCTGAAAA from Candidatus Methylopumilus planktonicus includes these protein-coding regions:
- the nuoN gene encoding NADH-quinone oxidoreductase subunit NuoN codes for the protein MNQLIQSDLFLILPEILVLSMAMVVLMTDLFIKPSQRWIIFALSQLTLLGSAYLTSQNFSHETQFAFSNMFVRDSFADFLKMMSYVGTSLIFFYSRSYMKDRNLYRGEYFALVLFALLGMMIMISSHNMLLVYMGLELLSLCLYSLTALDRDNQKATESAIKYFVLGALASGLLLYGMSMIYGATSSLDLNVISTTLLNHPTDHAILILGLVFVVAGLAFKLGAVPFQMWVPDVYEGSPSSIAMLISSVPKLAAFAITVRILGDGLQSMMVDWKQMMLIMAVLSIGIGNVTAIAQTNIKRMYAYSTISHIGFILFGLMSGTLNGYASSLFYVVSYMFMTLVSFAILMMMSRKNFECETLEDFKGLNKRNPWYAFLMLITMLSMAGIPPTVGFYAKFMVLQAAFDAGFAMFVVYAVMMALVGMFYYMRIVKLMYFDEPKLKSKLDVSMDMQWILSANALALLLVGLVPHRLMEATTQAVALSLH
- a CDS encoding DUF2818 family protein, whose amino-acid sequence is MMQSILILVAIIMANVPWMFSEFLFIKKFPSHKKPFFWALFEVVILYFVTGGILLLAEFKMIGHIQPQAWEFYAVTFFLFLVFSFPGFIFKTLWK
- a CDS encoding sugar nucleotide-binding protein, coding for MEIKFLKVLIIGCGQLGFSIVNNADPDVFKLYGFSRSLRKSPASIEMHQVDILKTEAIDVIKLINPEIIIYAVSADTQSIESYQDHYVVGLKKTYEAILELDHFKHLFFVSSTRVYGQKTTKILSELDIAEPSDYGGEALMEAETVARQLKDKATILRLSGIYGPNRKRMIQLAQSNPGNWPATNNWSNRIHEEDAARFIVFLMKRIMMNESIEPLYLVTDGVPTKQYDVLTWIRNRLQLTTDTIELPILESGKQLQSVLLNQTGFVLKYPDFTYGYEAIID